ATCCTCTTGACCAGGGAATGAATTCCTGTGACGATTGGATGGTATGTTTCGATCGATTGTTACCCTTTTGGTTCTTTCCTCCGTTTTTGCGGCTTGTGGTCTTAAAAACGAAAACAAAGCGGAATTGTCAATGCTCGCCGATGGAGAACCTGGCCTCTACTTTTTGGGGGAAGTGGATAGTGATATCACTACCAGTTGTGGACAAGCCACTCCAGCTACTACTACTACGACAACAGGAACGGGAACTACGACAGGTTCCACCGGGTCTACATCAACAACAAATAACACCCGCTTTACGGTAATTTCTCAGTTGATTTTCAAAACAAAAGAAACACTTAACTTACGTTTTACTTACGATAGCACTCAGATCCAAGGTAAGATCGACCCGCAACAAGGTTTTGTTCTTGCCGGTGGAGCCTTTGGAAAAACGGTCCAAGGAACACAAGGGACAGTGGAATGGTTCAACCAAGGGATCAACATTGACACCGCTTTGCAAAGTGCCCAACAGATTTCTTTCTTTAACTTAGAACTCACACTCAATGGAACTTATAGCAGCACTGCTACATCTTCGAATGTCCTTCTTTCTTGTAATACGTTGGATAGCGTGAA
This genomic stretch from Leptospira meyeri harbors:
- a CDS encoding LIC10920 family plasminogen-binding lipoprotein, producing the protein MFRSIVTLLVLSSVFAACGLKNENKAELSMLADGEPGLYFLGEVDSDITTSCGQATPATTTTTTGTGTTTGSTGSTSTTNNTRFTVISQLIFKTKETLNLRFTYDSTQIQGKIDPQQGFVLAGGAFGKTVQGTQGTVEWFNQGINIDTALQSAQQISFFNLELTLNGTYSSTATSSNVLLSCNTLDSVNCTSGTSTTQCFTSDNKTCLVQNTSTDAKAVIIRGTIKCNAPNIVPQ